CAAGTGTTTGCGTTTGATACGGGTCCTGGAAATATGCTTATGGATAAAATTATGCAGATATCCACTAGTGGTAAGAAAGAGTATGACAATGGCGGTAAACTGGCATCGTCAGGAACAGTAAATCAAGAAATTCTAAACAAGCTTCTGGATGATCCCTATTATGATAATCCGCCTCCAAAATCCACAGGAGAAGAGATGTTCGGGCAAGAGATGTCTGCTGCTCTGTATGCCAATGTAGAAAAAGAAATGATAAGTCTTCAAGATTTGATGGCCACTTTGTTAGAGCTAACAGCTCAGTCTATAGTTTTGTCTTACAAGAATTTTATATATCCCAAATGGGATATAGAAGAAGTTATCTTTAGCGGCGGAGGCTGTAATAATGCCGTATTGATGGACAGACTCAGAAATGAACTTAGTCCAATTAAAATTTCGACTTCAGATCAATACGGGATTTCAGTAGATGCAAAAGAAGCTGTAGCGTTTGCTGTGCTTGCAAATGAACTTATTTCGGGAAATACGAATAACCTTCCCAACGTTACAGGAGCCGCAAGAAAAGTGCCCATGGGCAAAATATCTTTAGGAAGAGACTAATACAATTCATATTATCAGAAACTAGATATGATTTTTAAACTAAACAATCTAAATACAGCTCAAAAAATAGGGCAGGTTATAATGCCCAGAATAGATTTTGGTGATCCTGATTCTCTGCCAATGGCAAGAACGCTACTTAAGGACTACCAGGTTGGCGGCTTTATTATATTTAACGCCGTTAGCGAGTTCGTGATCGAAGCTACATCTGAGCTTCAAGAACTTTCAGATATTCCTCTTTTTTTCGCTTGTGATGGCGAGAGGGGCGTAGGGCAGATTGTTAAGGATATGGAGCGCTTTCCATTTAACATGTCTATTGGAGCCATAGGCGATGAAGACCTTGTTTATGAGCAAGCTAGTTTTATTGCTCATCAAATGAAAGATTGCGGGCTTAATTTACTTTTCGCCCCGGTTTGTGATGTGAATTCAAATCCAAACAATCCAATAATCAATATAAGATCATACGGTGATGATCCAGAGCTTGTATCAAGGCTTTGCAGCGCATTTGTTAAGGGTTGCCAAGATAACGGCGTTCTGGCGTGTGCTAAGCATTTCCCGGGACACGGCCGCACTGGGGTTGATTCACATATTGATTTGCCTGTTTTGGATACAGAGCTAGAAACTCTTGAAAAAATTGATCTAGTCCCTTTTCAGGCTGCAATAGAGGCTGGTGTAGCATCTATAATGACTGCACACATAGGATTCTCTCAAATTGGTGATGGAAGCCCTGCTACGGTCTCAAACGAGCTCATTTCTGGTGTTCTGAGGGATAAAATGGGCTATGAAGGTCTAGTCGTTAC
This is a stretch of genomic DNA from Thermodesulfobacteriota bacterium. It encodes these proteins:
- a CDS encoding glycoside hydrolase family 3 N-terminal domain-containing protein, giving the protein MIFKLNNLNTAQKIGQVIMPRIDFGDPDSLPMARTLLKDYQVGGFIIFNAVSEFVIEATSELQELSDIPLFFACDGERGVGQIVKDMERFPFNMSIGAIGDEDLVYEQASFIAHQMKDCGLNLLFAPVCDVNSNPNNPIINIRSYGDDPELVSRLCSAFVKGCQDNGVLACAKHFPGHGRTGVDSHIDLPVLDTELETLEKIDLVPFQAAIEAGVASIMTAHIGFSQIGDGSPATVSNELISGVLRDKMGYEGLVVTDSLHMEGIIKLGKEYDISTRALNAGADIILDPLNPMELVSNLATLEPNHLGLDTKVERILNIKEKWLTNNAANKVSEIDAIKLKERIANESVCFVKGRPSDLDGVSICPFDVTNCESEIYIPFIEQMESHGVNVVVADDSSRFRITEDSTIICLVYTTIGAWKKQSTLPSRYISSLKYIGPLNCKTILVSFGSPYVVEGLDSFDTVLCSFDILDECQKAAADVLLGKISTKAKLPVSLK
- a CDS encoding anhydro-N-acetylmuramic acid kinase, with the protein product QVFAFDTGPGNMLMDKIMQISTSGKKEYDNGGKLASSGTVNQEILNKLLDDPYYDNPPPKSTGEEMFGQEMSAALYANVEKEMISLQDLMATLLELTAQSIVLSYKNFIYPKWDIEEVIFSGGGCNNAVLMDRLRNELSPIKISTSDQYGISVDAKEAVAFAVLANELISGNTNNLPNVTGAARKVPMGKISLGRD